From one Thermodesulfobacteriota bacterium genomic stretch:
- a CDS encoding type II toxin-antitoxin system PemK/MazF family toxin — translation MTFNAFVVVRVPFPFTDRAASKNRPALVLSDPGSFNTPAGHSVMAMITSAANPPWPLDCPIQDLASAGLPASSKVRFKLFTLDHRLVRGQMGSLGSGDEQAVRAALQRLLGYEQR, via the coding sequence GTGACCTTTAACGCCTTTGTGGTGGTCCGGGTGCCTTTTCCGTTCACCGACCGGGCCGCCAGCAAGAACAGGCCCGCCCTGGTCCTTTCCGACCCGGGGTCCTTCAACACCCCTGCCGGCCACTCGGTGATGGCGATGATCACCTCGGCGGCCAACCCGCCCTGGCCCCTGGATTGCCCCATCCAGGACCTGGCCAGCGCTGGCCTCCCCGCCTCGTCCAAGGTGCGCTTCAAGCTCTTCACCCTGGATCATCGGCTGGTGCGCGGCCAGATGGGCAGTCTCGGCAGCGGAGACGAGCAGGCGGTTCGTGCGGCGCTCCAGCGGCTCCTGGGGTATGAGCAGCGGTAG